A single genomic interval of Acidobacteriota bacterium harbors:
- the pstC gene encoding phosphate ABC transporter permease subunit PstC — protein MEGAFLLSASFSVFITISIVIFLSYEAMGFFKEVSIKEFLTEKQWTPLFANPKFGILPLITGTLLISVISLTVALPLGIIIAVYLSEYANYRIREILKPLLELLAGVPTVVYGYFALLFLTPLLKKIIPEIQGFNALSPGIIIGIMIIPYISSLSEDVMKSVPMHIKEGSYAMGATKFQTAFKVVIPASFSGISAAFIMGISRAIGETMVVSIAAGMMPNLTLNPIESVQAIPAFIVQISLGDAPHGTIEYKTIFAAGITLFLLTLFFNLIGAWLKKRIRESY, from the coding sequence ATTGAGGGGGCATTCCTCCTCAGTGCCTCTTTTTCTGTATTTATTACAATCAGTATAGTAATTTTTCTTTCATATGAAGCAATGGGATTTTTCAAAGAAGTTTCTATAAAAGAATTTTTGACAGAAAAACAGTGGACACCCCTTTTTGCGAACCCAAAATTTGGAATATTGCCCCTTATCACAGGAACCCTCTTAATAAGTGTAATTTCTTTAACAGTAGCTTTACCCTTGGGAATAATAATAGCTGTTTATCTAAGTGAATATGCTAACTATCGAATCAGAGAAATTTTAAAGCCACTTCTTGAGCTTTTAGCCGGGGTTCCAACAGTAGTATACGGCTATTTTGCACTGCTTTTTTTAACCCCTTTGCTAAAAAAAATCATTCCTGAAATCCAGGGCTTCAATGCTTTAAGTCCGGGAATAATAATAGGAATAATGATAATTCCATATATAAGCTCATTAAGCGAAGATGTTATGAAATCTGTTCCAATGCATATTAAAGAGGGCTCCTATGCCATGGGAGCTACAAAATTTCAAACAGCTTTTAAGGTCGTAATTCCAGCATCATTCTCTGGAATATCAGCAGCTTTTATCATGGGAATATCAAGAGCGATTGGAGAAACAATGGTAGTCTCAATTGCAGCTGGAATGATGCCAAATTTAACGTTAAATCCGATTGAGTCTGTTCAGGCTATACCTGCTTTCATAGTTCAGATAAGCTTAGGAGATGCTCCTCATGGAACTATTGAGTATAAAACAATATTTGCAGCAGGGATAACTTTATTCTTACTAACTTTATTTTTTAACCTGATTGGCGCCTGGCTAAAGAAAAGGATAAGGGAATCATATTAA
- the pstA gene encoding phosphate ABC transporter permease PstA has translation MKNLNVFKSNNQDISILDQNREYIKKRIVFNKFKDYAFWTIGLFSTLIGFVLLFTLIIDLFLDGYLRLNCRFLTSFPSRFPENAGILSALIGTILVMVVTAIVSIPLGVTAGIYLEEYSRENWLTNIIEINIINLAGVPSIIYGLLALSLFVYFFKFKESILTGGLTLSLLILPLIVTTTRKAIRAIPNSIREASYSLGATKWQTVKDHIIPYSLGGIFTGVIIGLSRAIGETAPLITIGGLTFIAFLPSSPISSSFPFISFKWLLDPFTVLPIQIFNWVSRPQDEFHVNAAAAAVVLLIITLFINSLAIYIRYKFRKKIRW, from the coding sequence ATGAAAAATTTAAATGTTTTCAAAAGTAATAATCAGGATATATCAATATTAGATCAAAATAGAGAATATATTAAGAAAAGAATTGTCTTTAATAAATTCAAGGATTATGCTTTCTGGACAATAGGTCTTTTCTCAACTTTAATCGGTTTTGTTCTCCTGTTTACATTGATAATTGATTTATTTTTAGATGGTTATTTAAGATTGAACTGTAGATTTTTAACGTCTTTTCCTTCAAGGTTTCCTGAAAATGCAGGCATCCTTTCAGCATTAATTGGAACTATTCTTGTAATGGTTGTCACCGCAATTGTTTCAATTCCTTTAGGAGTAACCGCAGGTATATACCTTGAGGAGTATTCCAGAGAAAACTGGCTCACAAATATAATAGAGATTAACATCATAAACCTTGCTGGAGTGCCTTCTATAATATATGGACTTTTAGCCCTGAGTTTATTTGTTTATTTCTTCAAATTTAAAGAAAGCATATTGACAGGAGGATTGACACTTTCTCTTTTAATACTTCCCTTGATAGTAACAACGACCAGGAAAGCTATAAGAGCAATACCTAACTCTATAAGAGAAGCCTCTTACTCTCTTGGTGCAACAAAGTGGCAAACTGTGAAAGATCATATAATCCCTTATTCACTTGGAGGAATTTTCACCGGCGTTATTATAGGACTTTCAAGAGCTATTGGAGAAACAGCTCCTCTGATTACAATAGGAGGCCTGACTTTTATAGCTTTTCTTCCTTCATCCCCTATATCTTCAAGTTTTCCTTTTATATCTTTTAAATGGCTTCTTGACCCTTTTACAGTACTTCCCATACAAATATTCAACTGGGTATCAAGACCTCAGGATGAATTTCATGTCAATGCCGCTGCAGCAGCTGTAGTTCTTTTAATAATAACGTTATTTATAAATTCTTTAGCAATCTATATAAGGTACAAATTCAGGAAGAAAATAAGATGGTAA
- a CDS encoding PstS family phosphate ABC transporter substrate-binding protein, whose amino-acid sequence MKKEILKKVIAIAVTSAIFFVWAKITIKAQEKIIKIDGSSTVYPITEAVAEESQKLKKGAIRVTVGISGTGGGFKKFCRGEIDISDASRPILQKEMELCQKEGIEYFELPVAYDGLAIMVNPRNTWVSCMNVSELKKIWEPEAEGKIVRWNQIRPEWPDNPIRLYGPGVDSGTFDYFTEAIVGKSKSSRGDYTSSEDDNVLVQGISADKNGLGYFGYAYYVENVDKLKLVAIDGGQGCILPSEKTVMDGTYQPLSRPVFIYVNKRSSLRPEVKEFVEFYIKKAPVLVKEVKYIPLTDKAYKLTLDRFIKGITGTVFGGEAKVGVRIEDLLKLEEKKK is encoded by the coding sequence ATGAAAAAAGAAATTTTGAAAAAAGTTATTGCAATTGCAGTAACTTCAGCAATTTTTTTCGTATGGGCTAAAATCACAATTAAAGCTCAGGAAAAAATCATTAAGATTGATGGATCGAGCACAGTCTATCCAATTACAGAAGCTGTAGCTGAGGAGTCTCAGAAGCTAAAAAAGGGAGCTATTAGGGTTACAGTGGGAATATCTGGAACAGGTGGAGGGTTTAAAAAGTTCTGCAGAGGAGAGATAGATATATCAGATGCTTCAAGGCCAATACTTCAAAAAGAAATGGAGTTATGCCAGAAGGAAGGAATAGAATACTTCGAACTTCCAGTGGCATATGATGGACTTGCTATTATGGTAAACCCAAGAAACACCTGGGTATCCTGCATGAATGTTTCTGAGCTTAAAAAAATTTGGGAGCCAGAGGCTGAAGGCAAGATAGTAAGGTGGAATCAGATCAGACCGGAATGGCCGGACAATCCTATAAGGCTTTATGGTCCAGGAGTTGATTCAGGAACTTTTGATTATTTCACTGAGGCAATAGTGGGTAAATCAAAGTCAAGCAGAGGAGATTATACCTCGAGTGAAGATGATAATGTTTTAGTTCAGGGTATATCTGCTGATAAGAATGGTTTAGGCTATTTCGGATACGCATACTACGTAGAAAATGTTGACAAATTAAAACTTGTAGCCATAGATGGTGGACAGGGTTGCATCCTTCCTTCTGAAAAGACTGTAATGGATGGAACATATCAACCTCTATCAAGACCAGTATTCATATATGTTAACAAGAGATCTTCTTTAAGACCTGAGGTAAAAGAATTTGTTGAATTCTACATAAAGAAAGCTCCAGTCCTTGTTAAGGAAGTGAAATACATTCCTTTAACTGATAAGGCCTATAAGCTTACTTTGGATAGGTTCATTAAAGGTATCACTGGTACAGTATTCGGTGGGGAAGCTAAAGTTGGGGTAAGGATAGAGGATTTACTCAAGTTGGAGGAGAAGAAAAAATAA
- the pstB gene encoding phosphate ABC transporter ATP-binding protein PstB, with amino-acid sequence MSVEKAIYKDLKSEVKHLNFYYNDFQALKDVNLPIIENKVTAIIGPSGCGKTTFLRCFNRMHDLYPHNKYNGELIIYPDNINILDSRIDPVEIRMRISMVFQKPNPFPKSIYENVAYGLRIRGLNKRGFLNERIEFSLKKAALWDEVKDKLHEMAFNLSGGQQQRLCIARALATDPEILLFDEPTSALDPTATFKIEELIMELKKEVTIIIVTHNMQQAARVSDYTAFIYLGELVEFDKTEKIFTTPSKILTEDYITGRFG; translated from the coding sequence ATGTCTGTGGAAAAAGCTATTTATAAAGATTTGAAATCAGAAGTTAAGCATCTTAATTTTTATTATAATGATTTTCAAGCACTAAAAGATGTAAATCTGCCGATTATTGAAAATAAGGTAACAGCAATTATAGGCCCCTCTGGCTGTGGTAAGACTACTTTCCTTAGATGTTTTAACAGAATGCATGACCTTTACCCTCATAATAAATATAATGGTGAATTAATTATCTATCCAGATAACATTAATATCTTAGACTCTCGAATCGACCCAGTAGAGATTAGAATGCGTATAAGTATGGTTTTCCAGAAACCAAATCCCTTTCCAAAGTCTATATATGAAAACGTTGCTTACGGGCTTAGAATACGCGGGCTGAACAAAAGGGGCTTTTTAAATGAGAGAATAGAGTTCTCTTTAAAAAAAGCAGCTTTATGGGATGAGGTTAAAGATAAACTTCATGAAATGGCATTCAATCTCTCAGGTGGCCAACAGCAAAGATTATGTATAGCACGAGCCCTTGCCACTGACCCGGAAATTTTATTGTTTGATGAGCCTACATCTGCCCTTGATCCTACAGCTACCTTTAAAATTGAAGAGCTTATAATGGAACTTAAAAAAGAGGTTACCATCATTATTGTAACCCATAACATGCAGCAGGCAGCAAGGGTCTCTGATTATACAGCTTTTATATATTTAGGAGAATTAGTAGAATTTGATAAAACAGAAAAAATATTTACTACTCCATCAAAAATACTAACCGAAGATTATATAACTGGAAGATTTGGATAA
- the phoU gene encoding phosphate signaling complex protein PhoU: MERHFDIELNELKNRLLYMASLAESMIHNSIKSLVEKDDSFLKDVYIKEDEVNRLHIEIDERSLKLLALHQPAAADLRFILAAAKINTDLERMADQAINISESVQFLITQPQLKPLIDIPRMTQIAEEMVRESIDSFIRKDIDNARRILKRDDEVDALKNQVFNELLVYMISDSSTIKRALNLILISRHLERIADHATNIAEDVIFMVAGKDVRHHLEEIK; this comes from the coding sequence ATGGAAAGACACTTTGATATAGAATTAAATGAATTAAAAAATAGACTTCTTTACATGGCGAGTCTCGCTGAATCAATGATTCACAATTCGATAAAATCACTTGTTGAAAAGGATGATTCCTTTTTGAAAGATGTTTACATAAAAGAAGATGAAGTCAACAGACTTCATATTGAAATTGATGAAAGAAGTTTGAAATTACTTGCTCTTCATCAACCCGCAGCAGCTGACTTAAGGTTTATACTGGCAGCTGCCAAAATCAATACTGATTTAGAAAGAATGGCTGATCAGGCGATTAATATCTCTGAAAGTGTACAGTTTCTTATAACTCAACCTCAGTTAAAACCTCTGATTGATATTCCAAGGATGACACAGATTGCTGAAGAAATGGTAAGAGAAAGCATTGATTCTTTCATCAGAAAAGATATTGACAACGCAAGGAGAATACTTAAAAGGGATGATGAGGTAGATGCTCTAAAAAATCAGGTTTTTAATGAATTGTTAGTTTATATGATTTCTGATTCCTCTACGATTAAAAGAGCATTAAATTTAATCCTGATATCGAGACATTTAGAGCGAATTGCAGATCACGCCACAAACATAGCGGAAGATGTAATTTTTATGGTGGCAGGGAAAGATGTGAGACATCATCTTGAAGAAATAAAATAA